Part of the Cytophagia bacterium CHB2 genome, TAGAGAACATTGGCGACGCAAACATACCGCGGTTTCGATTTGTGACGAGTCGCTACGCCGGTTGGGAGATTCGCAGTTGGTTTTATTTTGTTGATATCGATGCCGATGGCGATTACGATTTTTATCAGGATAACAATCTCGGCGGTCTGGCTTTTTATCGCAATGCCGGCACGGCGCAAACCGCGAGCTTTGTTTTTGAAACGAACAGCGTAACCGACGTCGCGGGCGAGGCGGTGAGAATCGATTACACCAGCTTTCCGGCATTCGCGGATATTGACGCAGACGGCGATTATGATTTTTTCAGCGGCAATGTTTTGGGCTATATTGAATTTTATCAAAATGTCGGCGACCCCGATACGCCGGCATTTCTTTTTGAAACGAGTGCATGGCAAAATCTGAGAATCATTTCCGGCGGCCTCATTACGCCGGGACCGGCCGCAACCGCCGCGCACGGCGCCAACGGCATTGTGTTTGCCGATTTTGAAAACGACGGTGACGCCGATTTGTTTTATGGCGATTTTTTTCATTCCGGTGTTTATTTTCTGCGTAACGACGGGACACCTCATAATGCCACGATCGTGATTGCCGACAGCTTGTTTCCGGCCACACGGCCGGTGCATACGCTGGGCTACAACATTCCGCGCTTCGCCGATATCGACGGCAACGGTGGTGTCGATTTCTTTGTGGCCTGCCAAAATCAAAACACGAACAATTTCATTTTTTATCAAAACGTCGGCACGCCGGCTTTCCCGCAGTTGAAAATCGCCACGAATAATTTCTTGACGATGATCGACGTTGGCAGTTATAGCGCGCCGGCGTTTGCCGATATCGATAGCGACGGCGATCAAGATATGTTCATTGGGGATTTTGACGGCCGGCTCACGTTTTTTGAAAACACCGGCACAACAGAAGCGCCAGCATTTCGTTGGAGCACGGATAATTTTCAAAACACCGAACAAGCGTTTTGGCTGACGCCGGCATTCGGCGATCTTGATGCGGATGGGGATCTTGATTTTTTGACCGGCACAACGTTTGGCGGGGGTGTGGTTTATTTTAGCAATATCGGTACGCCGCAATTACCCAGTTTCGTTCGGAATAATTTGGAGATTGAAAATGCCACCGGCCGCAGTTATACCGTTCCCCATCTGGCGGATTATGACAACGACGGCGATTATGATTTATTTTTAGGCGAGCAGATCGAGGGCGGAGTCACGATTCTGGAAAACACCGGTACGCGCCAGCAATCCCGATTCCAATTCCGCCAGAGAATCAAACCGGAATTGCCGGTGCAGTACAGCGCGCCCGCTTTGTACGATTGGAATCGCGATGGCCTTCTCGATTTGTTTATCGGATTGTATGAAGGGCATATCCTTTATTATCAGGGAAGCGCGACGCCGGATTCGTTCATTTTCGTGGAACCGGAGTTTGCGGGCATCAATGTCGGCGTGCATGCCAAGCCCGCGTTCGCGGATTTGAACGGCGACGGCGCGATGGATGTGATTGTCGGCGAGAGTGCGGGCGGCCTCAGCATTTATAAAGGCATTCCGGGTAGCGCGGTTGCACAAAGTCGCATGACGCCTGCTTCATTCGAGTTGCAAGCTTATCCCAATCCCTTTCACACCCGGGTTCGAATTGCATTGCGCACACCGTTGGAGCTTACCGATGCCCCAACCGTGACAATTTTCAATCTGCTCGGGGCGCGGGTGGCAGAGGAGGTGATGCGTCGATCCGGCGGCGGGGTTTGGACGTTTACCTGGCAGCCGGCAAGTGCTTCGCTGGCGCCAGGAGTTTATTTTATCAAAACAAACCTGCAAGGATTTCAGCAAATCCGTAAAATTTTGCACGTTAAGTAACTTTCTAATCATGACATACGAATGTGACAAGGCGGAAAAAAATGTTGCCTTTTCAAAATAAATTATCCATATTAGCGCGTCAAAAAACTCTTGGAGGAGAGGAAACATGACGTCGCTTAGTTCATTTAACTTGGAAATAATGAAATTCTAAGGCGCATCAGCATGGGCTGATGACGCCTTTTTTATTGCCCGAACCGTGAGGAGCACAAAGTTAATTTATTGCTAAAACTCTTCTAACCTTGCGTTAATAACACCTCTTTATCTTCTCTCGATGCTACAAAACCAGCATTCTCGAACAGTCGCACAAATTCTATCAACTCCTTAACCAAACTTACGGAGGGTTTCCGATGCATTGCAACAGAGGTAAAGTCTCCATGCTGAAGCTCGGCCTGTCTGCCGTTGCCATGCTGCTCGTGTTCGGCTTTGCCGGATCAGCGCATGCGCAAGGCGTGACAACCGCCGCGTTGAACGGCGTGGTGGTTGACCAGAACGGTCAGGCGCTCGTTGGCGTCAATGTTGTGGCCGTTCATAATCCCAGCGGCACAATTTTCGGCGCTGCCTCGCGTAACGATGGCCGCTTTAACATCCCTGGCGTGCGTGTCGGCGGGCCTTACACGGTTACCGCCAGCTTGATTGGCTACAAACGAGAAAGTGCTGAGAACATTTTCCTCGGCCTCGGCGAAGATCGCCGCTTGACCTTCAGATTGGTGGAAGAAGCTTTGCAAGCTGCGGAAGTCACGGTTGTGGCAGAGCGTGACGCAGTGTTTAGCGCTTCGCGCACCGGCGCCGCGACCTCCGTGAGCACCACCGCCATTCAAGCGCTGCCCACCATCACCAGAAACATCTCTGATTTTACCCGTTTGACGCCCCAAGCCGGCAGCGGCAATTCGTTTGTCGGCATGGATAACCGCCTCAACAACATCACGGTTGATGGCTCCTATTTCAACAATTCGTTTGGCTTGGCCGGCAGCCCGGGCGAACGGACGAACGTTGCGCCGATTTCTTTGGATGCCATCGAGCAAATCCAGGTGAATATTGCGCCGTATGATGTGCGCCAGGGCAACTTCGTCGGCGCGGGCGTGAATACGGTGACCAAAAGCGGCACCAACGAGTTTGTCGGCTCGGTCTACTATCTTTTTCGCAATGAGGGCCTTTATGGCGAAGATGCCGGCGATCAAAAGTACCTGCCGGGCACGTTCGACTACAAACAACTTGGCCTGCGCTTGGGCGGCCCCATCATCAAAAACAAATTGTTTTTCTTTGCCAGCTTTGAAGATGACAAACTTACCCGCCCGGGTACGGATTTCACGGCCAACCTTGGCGGCGAGACCGTGGGCGGAAATAAAACCCGCGTGCTGGCCTCCGACCTGAATGCGCTGAGCAGCTATTTGCGCTCGAACTTTGGCTATGAAACTGGCGGTTATCAAGGCTACGATTTCGAAACGCCGGCCTTGCGCTTCATCGGAAAACTGGATTTCAACCTCAACCCGCGCAACAAATTCAGCGTGCGTTACAACCACCTGAACTCCGATACCGATGTGTTGATGTCAAACTCGTCGTCCTTGGGTTTTGGCAACCGCAGAACCAATACCAACTCTATGAATTTCCAGAATTCGAATTACAAGATTCTGGAAAACATCCGTTCCATCGTCGGTGAATGGAATTCGATCATCGGCGAAAACATGGCCAACAATCTCTTGGTTGGTTACAATTACAGCGATGAAAGCCGCGGCTATGTCGGCGATTTCTTCCCGATGGTAGATATTCTGAAAGACGGCTCGTCTTATACTTCGTTCGGTTTTGAACCCTTCACGCCGAACAACGAACTGCGGTACAAGAGCTTTCAGTTGCAGAATAATTTCACCATGTACAAGGGCGATCACAACCTCACGTTCGGGTTGAGCGCGGAACGCTACGAATCCGAAAACGTGTTTTTCCCGGGTTCGCAAAGCGTCTATGTCTACAACTCCCTGGAAGATTTCTACACCGATGCCAACGATTACCTGGCGAATCCGAACAGGACGACTTCTCCCGTGACGCTGCGGCGTTTTCAGGTGCGGTGGTCCAACATCCCCGGCCAAGAGAAGCCGGTACAACCGCTGAAGGTATTCTATGCCGGTTTGTATGCCCAGGATGAATGGCAGGTCAATGACAAGCTCAGAATGACGCTGGGTTTGCGCATTGATGCGCCGAAGTTCAGCAAAACTGGCTTTACCAATACGCAAGTTGACGGCCTTAACTTCCGTGATGAAACCGGCGCCACCGTCAAGTATGCCACAGACAAACTTCCGGATACCAATATTCTCTGGTCGCCGCGCGTTGGTTTCAATTTGGATGTGACGGGCGACCGCAACACGCAAGTGCGCGGCGGAACCGGCATCTTCACCGGCCGTCCGGCATACGTATGGATTTCGAATCAGATTGGTGAAAACGGCGTGCTCACCGGTTTTGCGCAATTGGATAACACCACTGCCAGGCCGTTCCATCCCGATCCCAATCATTACAAGCCCAGCAACGTGACTGGTAATCCGGCCGCCAGCTACGGTTTGGCTTTTACCGATCCGAATTTCAAATTTCCGCAATTGTGGCGTAGCAACCTTGCTGTTGATCAAAAACTGCCGTGGTGGGGCTTGATTGG contains:
- a CDS encoding T9SS type A sorting domain-containing protein, whose translation is MPTFIRFVPKPASPSLFVVLILIGISLNLRSLSAQQLEPAIQFAPVEQNGQLLEFPFYGGLDYFIPQFLDIDGDNDLDLFVFSPFRKRMTFLENIGDANIPRFRFVTSRYAGWEIRSWFYFVDIDADGDYDFYQDNNLGGLAFYRNAGTAQTASFVFETNSVTDVAGEAVRIDYTSFPAFADIDADGDYDFFSGNVLGYIEFYQNVGDPDTPAFLFETSAWQNLRIISGGLITPGPAATAAHGANGIVFADFENDGDADLFYGDFFHSGVYFLRNDGTPHNATIVIADSLFPATRPVHTLGYNIPRFADIDGNGGVDFFVACQNQNTNNFIFYQNVGTPAFPQLKIATNNFLTMIDVGSYSAPAFADIDSDGDQDMFIGDFDGRLTFFENTGTTEAPAFRWSTDNFQNTEQAFWLTPAFGDLDADGDLDFLTGTTFGGGVVYFSNIGTPQLPSFVRNNLEIENATGRSYTVPHLADYDNDGDYDLFLGEQIEGGVTILENTGTRQQSRFQFRQRIKPELPVQYSAPALYDWNRDGLLDLFIGLYEGHILYYQGSATPDSFIFVEPEFAGINVGVHAKPAFADLNGDGAMDVIVGESAGGLSIYKGIPGSAVAQSRMTPASFELQAYPNPFHTRVRIALRTPLELTDAPTVTIFNLLGARVAEEVMRRSGGGVWTFTWQPASASLAPGVYFIKTNLQGFQQIRKILHVK
- a CDS encoding TonB-dependent receptor yields the protein MHCNRGKVSMLKLGLSAVAMLLVFGFAGSAHAQGVTTAALNGVVVDQNGQALVGVNVVAVHNPSGTIFGAASRNDGRFNIPGVRVGGPYTVTASLIGYKRESAENIFLGLGEDRRLTFRLVEEALQAAEVTVVAERDAVFSASRTGAATSVSTTAIQALPTITRNISDFTRLTPQAGSGNSFVGMDNRLNNITVDGSYFNNSFGLAGSPGERTNVAPISLDAIEQIQVNIAPYDVRQGNFVGAGVNTVTKSGTNEFVGSVYYLFRNEGLYGEDAGDQKYLPGTFDYKQLGLRLGGPIIKNKLFFFASFEDDKLTRPGTDFTANLGGETVGGNKTRVLASDLNALSSYLRSNFGYETGGYQGYDFETPALRFIGKLDFNLNPRNKFSVRYNHLNSDTDVLMSNSSSLGFGNRRTNTNSMNFQNSNYKILENIRSIVGEWNSIIGENMANNLLVGYNYSDESRGYVGDFFPMVDILKDGSSYTSFGFEPFTPNNELRYKSFQLQNNFTMYKGDHNLTFGLSAERYESENVFFPGSQSVYVYNSLEDFYTDANDYLANPNRTTSPVTLRRFQVRWSNIPGQEKPVQPLKVFYAGLYAQDEWQVNDKLRMTLGLRIDAPKFSKTGFTNTQVDGLNFRDETGATVKYATDKLPDTNILWSPRVGFNLDVTGDRNTQVRGGTGIFTGRPAYVWISNQIGENGVLTGFAQLDNTTARPFHPDPNHYKPSNVTGNPAASYGLAFTDPNFKFPQLWRSNLAVDQKLPWWGLIGTAEFIYGKDVNGIYYINANLAPANTNFAGVDNRPRWTTGNRINSNITSAIVLKNQNEGYSYSLAASLEKPFENGLYAKAAYSYGISKNTVDPGSIAFGSWNNNQHSGDPNNPGVAFSVNSPGHRVLAAVSYRKEYFSFGATTVSLFWEGSRNFPADPFVTFSRAASYAYSGDLNGDGGTSNDLIYIPNDRSEMNFEEFTSSGRTFTVAEQQDAWEAFIQQDPYLSKNRGKYAERGAISLPMVYRADFSIAQDLFTNVGATRNGLQLRVDFLNVGNLINKNWGVAQRLVTTQPLIARGADAQGRALYRLRNIGTNLISKTYEPTATEFDVFRIQFSLRYSFN